A stretch of Crossiella cryophila DNA encodes these proteins:
- the mctP gene encoding monocarboxylate uptake permease MctP: MNNIQWTELIVFAVLFLLVTVLGFVASKWKAGDTLDHLDEWGLGGRKFGSWITWFLVGGDLYTAYTFVAVPALIFGAGAMGFFALPYTVILYPLVFLPLLRMWSVSRVHGYVTPADFVRGRYGSRILALLIAITGIVATMPYIALQLVGLEAVLRTMGFNGSGFLGHLPLFIGFLILAVYTYQSGLRAPALIAFVKDTLIYIVILVAVIYLPAKLGGWTTIFDRSAEILSQPGPSGAPKGSLLLNANNQLQYATLALGSALALFLYPHSLTGILASKGRNVIKKNMVALPAYSLLLGLLALLGYVALTAGTKPITNNATGRPDSNTIVPVLFDQMFPSWFAGVAFAAIGIGALVPAAIMSIAAANLWTRNIYKEYLKKDASPKQEAQQAKLASLVVKFGAVAFIVFVDPAYSIDLQLIGGVIILQTLPAVAIALYTRWFHVWGLVAGWVAGMGYGLYLLYLIPNPAAGRAHFGGSALTLDKLSLLGWEPFAGSKTQIYVGFIALVVNLVVAVVGTLIARQLKVFNGTDETKGEDYHADEGDSSLKAVASH; encoded by the coding sequence GTGAACAACATCCAGTGGACCGAGCTGATCGTCTTCGCCGTGCTGTTCCTGCTGGTGACGGTGCTCGGGTTCGTGGCGTCCAAGTGGAAGGCCGGTGACACCCTCGACCACCTGGACGAATGGGGTCTCGGCGGGCGCAAGTTCGGCTCGTGGATCACCTGGTTCCTGGTCGGCGGCGACCTCTACACCGCCTACACCTTCGTCGCCGTGCCCGCGCTGATCTTCGGTGCGGGCGCCATGGGCTTCTTCGCGCTGCCCTACACGGTGATCCTGTACCCGCTGGTGTTCCTGCCGCTGCTGCGCATGTGGTCGGTCTCCAGGGTGCACGGCTACGTGACCCCCGCCGACTTCGTCCGCGGCCGCTACGGCTCGCGCATCCTGGCGCTGCTGATCGCCATCACCGGCATCGTCGCGACCATGCCCTACATCGCGCTGCAGCTGGTCGGGCTGGAAGCGGTGCTGCGCACCATGGGCTTCAACGGCAGTGGCTTCCTCGGCCACCTGCCGCTGTTCATCGGCTTCCTGATCCTGGCCGTCTACACCTACCAGTCCGGCCTGCGCGCCCCGGCGCTGATCGCCTTCGTCAAGGACACGCTGATCTACATCGTGATCCTGGTGGCGGTCATCTACCTGCCTGCCAAGCTGGGCGGCTGGACCACCATCTTCGACCGCTCGGCCGAGATCCTGTCCCAGCCGGGCCCCAGCGGCGCGCCAAAGGGCTCGCTGCTGCTCAACGCGAACAACCAGCTCCAGTACGCCACCCTGGCGCTGGGCTCGGCGCTGGCGTTGTTCCTCTACCCGCACTCGCTGACCGGCATCCTGGCCTCCAAGGGCCGGAACGTGATCAAGAAGAACATGGTCGCGCTGCCGGCGTACTCGCTGCTGCTGGGCCTGCTCGCGCTGCTCGGCTACGTGGCCCTCACCGCGGGCACCAAGCCGATCACGAACAACGCCACCGGGCGGCCGGACTCCAACACCATCGTGCCGGTGCTCTTCGACCAGATGTTCCCCAGCTGGTTCGCCGGCGTCGCCTTCGCCGCGATCGGCATCGGCGCACTGGTGCCGGCCGCGATCATGTCCATCGCCGCGGCCAACCTGTGGACCCGCAACATCTACAAGGAGTACCTGAAGAAGGACGCCTCACCCAAGCAGGAGGCGCAGCAGGCCAAGCTGGCCTCGCTGGTGGTCAAGTTCGGCGCGGTCGCCTTCATCGTCTTCGTCGACCCGGCGTACTCGATCGACCTGCAGCTGATCGGCGGGGTGATCATCCTGCAGACGCTGCCCGCGGTGGCGATCGCGCTCTACACCCGCTGGTTCCACGTCTGGGGCCTGGTCGCGGGCTGGGTGGCCGGTATGGGCTACGGCCTCTACCTGCTGTACCTGATCCCGAACCCGGCCGCGGGCCGCGCGCACTTCGGTGGCTCCGCGCTGACCCTGGACAAGCTGTCGCTGCTGGGCTGGGAGCCCTTCGCCGGTTCCAAGACCCAGATCTACGTCGGGTTCATCGCCCTGGTGGTGAACCTGGTGGTCGCGGTCGTCGGCACGCTGATCGCCCGCCAGCTCAAGGTGTTCAACGGCACCGACGAGACCAAGGGCGAGGACTATCACGCCGATGAGGGCGACTCCTCGCTCAAGGCGGTCGCCTCGCACTGA
- a CDS encoding DUF3311 domain-containing protein — MPSGSSPPVPARPSGLRWNWWNLLLVVPLLMLVTPLINFDEPRVLGLPFFYWSQFLFVPIGVICVGLVYLKTRDEPVVTTAPDRLDVDKLDEGDKA; from the coding sequence ATGCCGTCTGGTTCGTCACCACCCGTACCCGCGCGCCCGAGTGGGCTGCGCTGGAACTGGTGGAACCTGCTACTCGTGGTGCCACTGCTGATGCTGGTCACCCCACTGATCAACTTCGATGAGCCCCGGGTGCTCGGCCTCCCGTTCTTCTACTGGTCGCAGTTCCTCTTCGTGCCGATCGGCGTCATCTGCGTCGGACTGGTCTACCTCAAGACCAGGGACGAGCCGGTGGTCACCACCGCGCCGGACCGCCTCGACGTGGACAAGCTGGATGAGGGGGACAAGGCGTGA
- a CDS encoding spermine/spermidine synthase domain-containing protein, translated as MKPLWDKQIEEYLGPAECHVHAVRSVLVTGRTARQGFEIVELGGYGRAMVIEGRVQSTEADEAAYHEALLLPGYCLLPHTRRVLCLGGANGGVLHRLCAMPELTSVVQLDIDPELHRHSLTHLPHMHRGAQLDPRCRLEFGDPRTLLGQQPGGFDLVLADLPDAVEGSPTPALFTREFYRQIKARLGPHGVFVTQAGAASFLDPEFFASVAHTLRSVFRHVLPYTLTVPAYGIPWGFVLASDGLDPATLTEELIERRLAELKAEPECYDAATHRHMTALPLRLRRALAAAGRVISDADTLAVRV; from the coding sequence ATGAAACCGTTGTGGGACAAGCAGATCGAGGAGTACCTCGGTCCTGCCGAATGTCACGTGCACGCGGTGCGCTCGGTCCTGGTGACCGGGCGCACCGCCCGGCAGGGCTTCGAGATCGTCGAGCTGGGCGGCTACGGCCGGGCGATGGTGATCGAGGGCAGGGTGCAGTCCACCGAGGCGGACGAGGCGGCCTACCACGAGGCGTTGCTGCTGCCCGGCTACTGCCTGCTGCCGCACACCCGCCGGGTGCTCTGCCTCGGCGGGGCCAACGGCGGGGTGCTGCACCGGCTGTGCGCGATGCCGGAGCTGACCTCGGTGGTGCAGCTGGACATCGACCCGGAACTGCACCGGCACTCGCTGACCCACCTGCCGCACATGCACCGCGGCGCGCAGCTTGATCCGCGCTGCCGCCTGGAGTTCGGCGATCCACGCACCCTGCTCGGGCAGCAGCCGGGCGGCTTCGACCTGGTGCTGGCCGATCTGCCGGACGCGGTCGAGGGCTCGCCGACCCCGGCCCTGTTCACCCGCGAGTTCTACCGCCAGATCAAGGCGAGACTCGGGCCGCACGGGGTGTTCGTCACCCAGGCCGGCGCGGCCAGCTTCCTGGACCCGGAGTTCTTCGCCAGCGTGGCGCACACCCTGCGCTCGGTGTTCCGGCACGTGCTGCCCTACACCCTGACCGTGCCCGCCTACGGCATTCCCTGGGGCTTCGTGCTGGCCAGCGACGGCCTTGACCCGGCGACGCTGACCGAGGAGCTGATCGAGCGGCGGCTGGCCGAACTGAAGGCGGAGCCGGAGTGCTACGACGCGGCCACCCACCGGCACATGACCGCGTTGCCGCTGCGGTTGCGCCGGGCACTGGCGGCGGCCGGACGGGTGATCAGTGATGCGGACACCCTGGCCGTCCGTGTTTGA
- a CDS encoding DMT family transporter, with the protein MSQQTAVRGAGLAGIGLGIGANLIWGLAFLVPVLLPEFSPVAVTLGRYVCYGLLSVALIVFTGTRLRGHSWPVWRSCLLFAVTGNVGYYFLLVQGIALVGAPVVAVIIGTLPVTVAVYGNLRRREFPFRRLALPVGVILLGLVAVNLSEIDWSGLGGRSLGEQLLGVGCAVLALAMWTWFGVANAHFLRTNPQVSSADWSTLIGIATLGLSVLAAPLLLVTGDAVGRGIGADSLWYLLLGSLVLGVLVSWGGTLLWNQASSRLPVSVAGQLIVFETISGLVYVFLASGKTPPLLGVAGMAVVLLGVLIGIRQARTA; encoded by the coding sequence ATGAGTCAGCAGACCGCCGTGCGCGGTGCGGGCCTGGCCGGGATCGGGCTGGGCATCGGCGCGAACCTCATCTGGGGCCTGGCCTTCCTGGTGCCGGTGCTGTTGCCGGAGTTCTCCCCGGTGGCGGTCACCCTGGGCCGCTACGTCTGTTACGGCCTGCTCTCCGTCGCGTTGATCGTGTTCACCGGCACCCGGCTGCGCGGGCATTCCTGGCCGGTCTGGCGCTCCTGCCTGCTCTTCGCCGTGACCGGCAACGTCGGCTACTACTTCCTGCTGGTCCAGGGCATCGCGCTGGTCGGGGCGCCGGTGGTGGCGGTGATCATCGGCACCCTGCCGGTGACCGTGGCCGTCTACGGCAACCTGCGCCGCCGCGAGTTCCCCTTCCGCAGGCTGGCCCTGCCGGTCGGGGTGATCCTGCTCGGCCTGGTCGCGGTGAACCTCAGCGAGATCGACTGGTCCGGCCTTGGCGGTCGCTCGCTGGGCGAGCAGCTGCTCGGGGTGGGCTGCGCGGTGCTGGCACTGGCCATGTGGACCTGGTTCGGGGTGGCCAACGCGCACTTCCTGCGCACCAACCCGCAGGTGAGTTCGGCGGACTGGTCCACGCTGATCGGCATCGCCACGCTCGGGCTCTCCGTGCTGGCCGCGCCGCTGCTGCTGGTCACCGGGGACGCCGTCGGCCGCGGTATCGGCGCCGACTCGCTCTGGTACCTGCTGCTGGGCAGCCTGGTGCTCGGCGTGCTGGTCAGCTGGGGCGGCACCCTGCTGTGGAACCAGGCATCGAGCAGGCTGCCGGTCTCGGTGGCCGGTCAGCTGATCGTGTTCGAGACCATCTCCGGCCTGGTCTATGTGTTCCTGGCCAGCGGCAAGACCCCGCCGCTGCTGGGCGTGGCCGGGATGGCCGTGGTGCTGCTGGGGGTGCTGATCGGGATCCGGCAGGCCCGGACCGCCTGA
- a CDS encoding SAM-dependent methyltransferase, whose amino-acid sequence MTRAAPEDFALVAELYDQDMAGNNLVHDLVYPRVYGPGEYIGQFSDNSASELRALAAAMDLAPDSAVLDIGCGTAPVAAFLAGEFGWRITGIDVAASPLRKAAQRLTEAGLADRVSLAHGDVYRHGFAAPFDGIYGTGAFCHFDPARLFARCHELLRPGGRLAFMERVRTGELSEQEWRQLTVEWACPTVNTVPEYREALSGAGFAVDVVQDLTPTFRDWQDRSVIVRHELKAEIIALTSAEYFETSVRLADYENAVTKAGKLGYALVTATAR is encoded by the coding sequence GTGACGAGAGCAGCGCCGGAGGACTTCGCCCTGGTCGCGGAGCTGTACGACCAGGACATGGCCGGCAACAACCTGGTGCACGACCTGGTCTACCCCCGGGTGTACGGGCCGGGTGAGTACATCGGGCAGTTCAGCGACAACAGCGCGTCCGAGCTGCGCGCGCTGGCCGCCGCGATGGACCTGGCACCGGATTCCGCGGTGCTGGACATCGGGTGCGGCACCGCGCCGGTGGCCGCGTTCCTGGCCGGTGAGTTCGGCTGGCGGATCACCGGCATCGACGTGGCGGCCAGCCCGTTGCGCAAGGCGGCGCAGCGGCTGACCGAGGCCGGGCTGGCGGACCGGGTCTCGCTGGCACACGGGGATGTCTACCGGCACGGGTTCGCCGCGCCCTTCGACGGGATCTACGGCACGGGCGCGTTCTGCCACTTCGATCCGGCGCGGTTGTTCGCTCGCTGCCATGAGTTGCTGCGGCCCGGCGGGCGGCTGGCGTTCATGGAGCGGGTGCGCACCGGGGAGCTGTCCGAGCAGGAGTGGCGGCAGCTCACCGTGGAATGGGCCTGCCCCACGGTGAACACGGTGCCGGAGTACCGGGAAGCCTTGTCCGGGGCCGGTTTCGCGGTGGACGTGGTGCAGGACCTCACGCCCACCTTCCGGGACTGGCAGGACCGCTCGGTGATCGTCCGGCACGAGCTGAAGGCCGAGATCATCGCGCTGACCTCGGCGGAGTACTTCGAGACCAGCGTGCGGCTGGCCGACTACGAGAACGCGGTGACCAAGGCAGGCAAGCTCGGCTATGCCCTCGTGACCGCGACTGCTCGATGA
- a CDS encoding spermine/spermidine synthase domain-containing protein, translating to MAERWTVEEIAPGERHCHRVTDEVVVLDSEFQRIEVLETQAYGRGLFLDGRIQHVAADEYIYSESMVHPAMQLLDGRAARVLCVGAGPGGIVRELLNYPGVGEVVQVEIDTTVVDIAREHLPDVGTEFRSDPRYRLVVADALDYLAGGGEPFDLIVNDLSEPLPGSPASRLFAAEAIRLVRSRLSGRGLYVSWCGSVGPVSAEFAARIFQVIEQVFGQAHGYLSYPQSYGTVWLTGIGAVGSVDPLALSPAELDQRLARTCPAPTRLYDGQTHHHMFLLPKNVRTALRAPVADSAAPIELLVERL from the coding sequence GTGGCTGAGCGCTGGACCGTCGAGGAGATCGCCCCTGGTGAGCGGCACTGCCACCGGGTGACCGATGAGGTCGTGGTCCTCGACAGCGAGTTCCAGCGGATCGAGGTGCTGGAGACCCAGGCCTACGGACGCGGGCTGTTCCTGGACGGGCGGATCCAGCACGTGGCCGCGGATGAGTACATCTACAGCGAGTCGATGGTGCACCCGGCCATGCAGCTGCTGGACGGGCGGGCGGCCAGGGTGCTGTGCGTCGGCGCCGGTCCGGGCGGGATCGTGCGCGAGCTGCTGAACTACCCCGGCGTCGGCGAGGTAGTGCAGGTGGAGATCGACACCACCGTGGTCGACATCGCCCGCGAGCACCTGCCCGACGTGGGCACGGAGTTCCGGTCGGACCCGAGGTACCGGCTGGTGGTGGCCGACGCGCTGGACTACCTGGCCGGCGGCGGCGAGCCGTTCGACCTGATCGTCAACGACCTCAGCGAACCCCTGCCCGGCAGCCCGGCGAGCAGGTTGTTCGCCGCCGAGGCGATCCGGCTGGTGCGGTCCAGGCTGAGCGGGCGCGGGCTGTACGTGTCCTGGTGCGGGTCGGTCGGCCCGGTCTCGGCGGAGTTCGCCGCCCGGATCTTCCAGGTGATCGAGCAGGTCTTCGGGCAGGCACACGGCTACCTCAGCTACCCGCAGTCCTACGGCACGGTCTGGCTGACCGGCATCGGCGCGGTCGGCTCGGTGGACCCGCTGGCGCTGAGCCCGGCCGAGCTGGACCAGCGGCTGGCCCGCACCTGCCCGGCGCCCACCCGGCTCTACGACGGGCAGACCCACCACCACATGTTCCTGCTGCCGAAGAACGTCCGGACCGCGCTGCGCGCCCCGGTCGCGGATTCGGCCGCTCCCATCGAGCTGCTTGTGGAGAGGCTGTGA
- a CDS encoding diaminopimelate decarboxylase family protein, which translates to MDEKSISAAVSQYGTPCYLYDESLIRRNAERFTGLAYPDKAVHFASMANNNPELLKLLHGLGMGIFVNSARHLKLAMDCGFAPSEIIYTSTGVRRSDLELISKLGVAVNLDSLGQLELYGSIAPGTSCGIRLNIDENSLGNVFIGAESRIGLLENELELAAKIADKYQLTITGTHVYLGTNIVSLETMMQGVARTLELSDFFPDLAYVDLGGGFPVTEDGIEEFDYAKYDEAISKMFTAYSQKRCRPIKLILEPGRALFGDTAVFCTSVLDVKNRPDRSLVCVDSSATLIPRSLFYGEFHEVSVLGRSGEAPADRPADVVGSTTYSRDFLAKGAPLPQLATEDVLVFANAGSYCYSMITQFLGQDEPSEVLVHPDGSHTLIRNPERG; encoded by the coding sequence ATGGACGAGAAATCGATCTCAGCTGCCGTCAGCCAGTACGGCACCCCGTGCTACCTCTACGACGAGTCCTTGATCAGGCGGAATGCCGAACGCTTCACCGGCCTGGCCTATCCGGACAAGGCGGTCCATTTCGCCTCGATGGCCAACAACAACCCCGAGCTGCTCAAGCTCCTGCACGGGCTCGGAATGGGGATCTTCGTCAACTCGGCGCGGCACCTCAAGCTCGCCATGGACTGCGGGTTCGCCCCCTCGGAGATCATCTACACCTCGACAGGGGTGCGCCGCTCCGACCTCGAGCTGATCTCGAAGCTGGGCGTCGCGGTGAACCTGGACTCCCTCGGTCAGCTTGAGCTGTACGGCTCGATCGCGCCGGGCACCAGCTGCGGCATCCGGCTCAACATCGACGAGAACTCCCTCGGCAACGTCTTCATCGGCGCGGAGAGCCGCATCGGGCTGCTGGAGAACGAGCTGGAGCTGGCCGCCAAGATCGCGGACAAGTACCAGCTCACCATCACCGGCACGCACGTCTACCTCGGCACCAACATTGTTTCCCTGGAAACGATGATGCAGGGCGTGGCTCGTACGCTTGAACTGTCCGATTTCTTCCCCGATCTCGCCTACGTCGACCTCGGTGGCGGCTTCCCGGTGACCGAGGACGGAATCGAGGAGTTCGACTACGCCAAATACGACGAAGCCATCAGCAAGATGTTCACCGCCTATTCACAGAAGCGATGTCGTCCTATCAAACTGATCCTGGAGCCCGGTCGCGCGCTTTTTGGCGATACCGCGGTGTTCTGCACCAGCGTGCTGGATGTGAAGAACCGGCCGGACCGGTCCCTGGTCTGCGTCGATTCCAGCGCCACCCTGATCCCCCGTTCGCTGTTCTACGGCGAGTTCCATGAGGTGAGTGTGCTGGGCCGATCGGGCGAGGCGCCCGCGGACCGCCCCGCCGACGTGGTCGGTTCCACCACCTACTCCCGCGACTTCCTGGCCAAGGGCGCGCCGTTGCCGCAACTGGCCACCGAGGACGTGCTGGTCTTCGCCAACGCGGGCAGCTACTGCTATTCGATGATCACCCAGTTCCTCGGCCAGGACGAGCCGAGTGAGGTGCTGGTGCACCCGGACGGCTCGCACACGCTGATCCGGAACCCCGAGCGTGGCTGA
- a CDS encoding alkaline phosphatase D family protein, which translates to MRQDPFTLGVASGDPEPDSVVLWTRLTGGPDLPLSVPWQLSADPAGARVLREGVADALPEWGHSVHVEVDGLEPSTEYYFRFRHGRHLSLTGRTRTTPHPVALEPLRLAVTSGDALPAAADLVLCLGEHRPSGAGSARERAMARLTPAAQLARASAPQVSSWGPGELSGEWVAACRAYYEHQPLRAASRPDGGRMPIYRSLRWGRLLALRLVDTQQYRQTGSLLGAGQERWLAGELARRRPLWDVVAGHGSVAELTGERLGALWRRARVESPLVLRGGPGPAGTRQVAGAPELAVGVAGSVLCEIDERLWRAGFPGPGGPGNLAFPRQCEATALSEESPSSA; encoded by the coding sequence GTGCGACAGGACCCGTTCACCCTCGGTGTGGCCTCCGGTGACCCCGAACCGGACTCGGTGGTGCTCTGGACCCGGCTGACCGGCGGGCCCGATCTGCCGCTGTCCGTGCCCTGGCAGCTCAGCGCCGATCCGGCTGGCGCCAGGGTGCTGCGCGAGGGGGTGGCCGACGCGCTGCCCGAGTGGGGGCACAGCGTGCACGTGGAGGTCGACGGCCTCGAACCGAGCACCGAGTACTACTTCCGGTTCCGCCACGGCAGGCACCTCTCGCTGACCGGCCGCACCAGGACCACCCCGCATCCGGTCGCGCTCGAACCCCTGCGGCTGGCCGTGACCAGCGGCGACGCCCTGCCCGCCGCGGCCGACCTGGTGCTGTGCCTCGGCGAGCACCGGCCTTCGGGCGCGGGTTCGGCGCGGGAGCGGGCGATGGCCCGGCTCACCCCGGCCGCGCAGCTGGCCAGGGCCAGCGCGCCGCAGGTCTCCAGCTGGGGGCCGGGTGAGCTGTCCGGGGAGTGGGTGGCGGCCTGCCGCGCCTACTACGAGCACCAGCCGCTGCGCGCGGCCTCCCGGCCCGACGGCGGGCGGATGCCGATCTACCGCAGCCTGCGCTGGGGCCGGTTGCTGGCGTTGCGGCTGGTGGACACCCAGCAGTACCGGCAGACCGGCTCGCTGCTGGGCGCCGGGCAGGAACGCTGGCTGGCAGGTGAGCTGGCCAGGCGGCGGCCGCTGTGGGACGTGGTGGCCGGACACGGTTCGGTGGCCGAACTGACCGGGGAACGGCTGGGCGCGCTGTGGCGGCGGGCCAGGGTGGAATCGCCGCTGGTGCTGCGTGGCGGACCAGGCCCGGCCGGCACCCGGCAGGTGGCCGGGGCGCCGGAGCTGGCCGTTGGCGTGGCCGGATCGGTGCTGTGCGAGATCGACGAACGTCTCTGGCGGGCGGGGTTCCCCGGACCGGGCGGCCCGGGGAACCTCGCGTTCCCGCGTCAGTGCGAGGCGACCGCCTTGAGCGAGGAGTCGCCCTCATCGGCGTGA
- a CDS encoding M20/M25/M40 family metallo-hydrolase — protein sequence MDRAVLTDTVRSRWDNDVLTSLSELVSVPAISPAFDPDWARNGHLEAAVEHVRRWLVARELPGATVDVVRLEGRTPLLLLDLPAQPGTEEAGTALLYGHLDKQPPVGGWSEGLGPWTPVLRDGRLYGRGSADDGYAGYAAVTAIEGLLAAGGTHGRCVVLLETGEESGSPDLPAYLEHLSARLGAVTLVVCLDSGAADYERMWLTTSLRGLVQTQLTVRVLESGQHSGSASGVVPSSFRVIRQLLDRLEDSVTGQVRLPELHVEIPDERVLEAKEALAVFPGLLLSLFPLMPGMQPVTTDELELALNRTWRPTLSIIGADGLPVPDDAGNVLRPHTTLMLGFRLPPTADSDAALAAVRRALTTEVPYGAQVELGKVEAANGWNAPSLRPWLREALDTAGEQVFGAGWKATGEGGSIPFMGLLHEAYPAAQFVVTGALGADSNAHVPDESLHLDYARRITEAISYVLDAHARSGE from the coding sequence GTGGATCGAGCCGTACTGACTGACACCGTCCGCTCGCGGTGGGACAACGACGTCCTGACGAGCCTGTCCGAACTGGTCTCCGTGCCGGCCATCTCGCCTGCCTTCGACCCCGACTGGGCCCGCAACGGCCACCTGGAGGCCGCGGTCGAGCACGTGCGCCGCTGGCTGGTGGCCCGCGAACTGCCCGGCGCCACCGTGGACGTGGTGCGCCTGGAGGGCCGGACCCCGCTGCTGCTGCTCGACCTGCCCGCCCAGCCGGGCACCGAGGAGGCAGGCACCGCGCTGCTCTACGGCCACCTGGACAAGCAGCCCCCGGTGGGCGGCTGGTCCGAGGGCCTGGGCCCGTGGACGCCGGTGCTGCGCGATGGCCGCCTCTACGGCCGGGGCTCGGCCGATGACGGCTACGCCGGCTACGCCGCGGTCACCGCGATCGAGGGCCTGCTCGCCGCCGGTGGCACGCACGGCCGCTGCGTGGTGCTGCTGGAGACCGGCGAGGAGTCCGGCAGCCCTGACCTGCCCGCCTACCTGGAGCACCTGAGCGCCCGGCTGGGCGCGGTCACCCTGGTGGTCTGCCTTGACTCCGGCGCCGCCGACTACGAGCGGATGTGGCTGACCACCTCGCTGCGCGGGCTGGTGCAGACCCAGCTCACCGTGCGGGTGCTCGAGTCCGGCCAGCACTCCGGCTCGGCCAGTGGCGTGGTGCCCAGTTCCTTCCGGGTCATCCGGCAGCTGCTGGACCGCCTGGAGGACTCGGTGACCGGCCAGGTCCGGCTGCCCGAGCTGCACGTGGAGATCCCGGACGAGCGGGTGCTGGAGGCCAAGGAGGCGCTCGCGGTCTTCCCCGGCCTGCTGCTGAGCCTGTTCCCGCTGATGCCGGGCATGCAGCCGGTGACGACCGACGAGCTGGAACTGGCGCTGAACCGCACCTGGCGGCCAACGCTGTCGATCATCGGCGCGGACGGCCTGCCGGTGCCGGATGACGCCGGCAACGTGCTGCGCCCGCACACCACGCTGATGCTGGGCTTCCGGCTGCCCCCGACCGCGGACTCCGACGCCGCGCTGGCCGCGGTGCGCCGCGCGCTGACCACCGAGGTGCCCTACGGCGCCCAGGTGGAACTCGGCAAGGTCGAGGCGGCCAACGGGTGGAACGCGCCGAGCCTGCGGCCGTGGCTGCGCGAGGCGCTGGACACCGCGGGCGAGCAGGTCTTCGGCGCCGGCTGGAAGGCCACCGGCGAGGGCGGCTCCATCCCGTTCATGGGCCTGCTGCACGAGGCGTACCCGGCGGCGCAGTTCGTGGTCACCGGCGCGCTGGGCGCGGACAGCAACGCGCACGTGCCGGATGAGTCGCTGCACCTGGACTACGCCCGGCGGATCACCGAGGCGATCTCCTACGTGCTGGACGCGCACGCCCGCTCCGGCGAGTGA